In Plasmodium gaboni strain SY75 chromosome 14, whole genome shotgun sequence, one genomic interval encodes:
- a CDS encoding putative ankyrin has translation MNESYNNFKTITIKKIHDHNKNKYNYTFNRFLIPLNKLKLTYYKIYQKKTIKNIKETKQIKKCKKIHKYDETNNKRQIKTKSIIKKIHIKKQKMGQRKENTIRVINVQSNNKPILNICRNVPVITHGILKNKNEGKMKKENEHIKKKVRINMYNIENATDKCFLKKKVDNERLIVENEGKTLEGYLTNLCRSNNFKMHKNGDENDVDNDEMFYIHNNNNNNNTYYNNYIINMHEESYYNYDSSYSALDVYMEEYRDTVENSSNIDDISDLQPIHLASKEGNIELIKNFLKEGIYINSKTKIRKFTPLHLSASKGDIESVKFLIENNADINALSSDNETPLWCASLSNHFDICKYFIEKGALLNLNVDKRYDSPLHAASMMGNYEIVKLLIEHGADITCLDLNMLEPVHYASFEGHKGIVKYLIFKQIEQLLKKKMNDIVYIMKKYNVYSPNLERHYYLKYKSILKKRITSKILCCAITSGNYKIVNIILKKGADPNYFDVRLQLFPIHAASITGNIKIFKSLVNKGANIFMRTICNNLPIDLTEDKEIKQFILKCSRKINLRNAWIIRLKKKNSIIARLPYDTFYYLCTFF, from the coding sequence atgaatgaatcttataataatttcaaAACAATAACTATTAAAAAGATACATGATCacaacaaaaataaatacaattATACTTTTAATAGATTTTTAATACCTTTGAACAAATTAAAGTTAActtattataaaatatatcaaaaaaaaacaattaaGAATATTAAAGAAACTAAGCAAATCAAAAAGtgtaaaaaaattcataaGTACGAtgaaacaaataataaacgCCAAATAAAGACCAAAagtataataaaaaagatacatattaagaaacaaaaaatggggcaaagaaaagaaaatacaATAAGAGTAATAAATGTCCAGTCTAACAATAAGCccatattaaatatttgtaGGAACGTTCCTGTGATAACTCACGgaattttaaaaaacaaaaatgaagggaaaatgaagaaagagaatgaacatataaaaaaaaaagttcGCATAAACATGtataatattgaaaatgCCACAGATAAATgctttttaaaaaaaaaagttgACAATGAAAGGTTGATTGTTGAGAATGAGGGAAAAACGCTGGAAGGTTATTTAACTAATCTTTGTCGAagtaataattttaaaatgCACAAGAATGGTGACGAAAATGATGTAGATAACGACgaaatgttttatatacataataataataataataataacacatattataataattacataATTAATATGCATGAAGAATCATATTACAATTATGATTCATCTTATAGTGCACTTGATGTATATATGGAAGAATACAGAGACACTGTAGAAAACTCATCCAATATTGACGACATATCTGATTTACAACCCATTCATTTAGCTAGCAAAGAAGGAAACAttgaattaataaaaaactttttaaaagaaggtatatatataaacagTAAAACgaaaataagaaaatttaCGCCATTACATTTATCCGCGTCAAAAGGTGATATAGAATCAGTAAAATTTcttatagaaaataatgCTGATATAAATGCATTATCAAGTGATAATGAAACACCTCTTTGGTGTGCTTCTCTATCTAACCATTTTgatatatgtaaatattttatagaaaaaggagcattattaaatttaaatgtAGATAAAAGATATGATTCTCCATTACATGCTGCGTCCATGATGGGCAATTATGAAATAgtaaaattattaattgaACACGGTGCTGATATAACTTGTCTAGATTTGAATATGTTAGAACCAGTACATTATGCTTCTTTCGAAGGGCATAAAGGTATtgttaaatatttaattttcaAACAAATTGAACaattattgaaaaaaaagatgaatgatattgtatatattatgaagaaatataaCGTGTATAGTCCCAATTTAGAAAgacattattatttaaaatataaatctattttaaaaaagagaattacaagtaaaatattatgttgTGCTATAACATCAGGAAATTATAAAATCGttaatatcattttaaAGAAAGGAGCAGACCCCAATTATTTTGATGTGCGTTTACAATTATTTCCAATACACGCAGCATCGATAACTGGTAATATTAAAATCTTTAAAAGTTTAGTAAACAAAGGAGCAAACATATTTATGAGAACGATTTGTAACAACTTACCAATTGACCTAACCGAAGATAAGGAAATAAAACAGttcatattaaaatgttcaagaaaaattaatttaagAAATGCTTGGATTATTCGtttaaagaagaaaaatagCATAATAGCTCGTTTGCCTTATGATACGTTTTATTATCTGTgcacatttttttaa
- a CDS encoding putative GTPase produces the protein MIKKGSLKIKNLSVAKNRVNNVKENGRLINKGNGQEKKEAEKLKRLKMYRTKANLKKMNQKINEVRRIEPSIKWFNNTRTISQNKLEIFRNKLEETTHDPFSIVIKRSKIPVELLKDEKNVVTKKYKNENFLRIEKYHDVYSKKKKRKKPKLNVGSLEEYAKRAEQKLSSYETKNDNSLIEKRNEIEKKFSKDQLLKIGQSKRIWAELYKVIDSSDILLQVLDARDPIGTRCKKLEETLKKDRPNKHMILILNKIDLIPVSVAEKWIKILSKEYPTIAYHANINKPFGKSDLFNIIRQYTDFFKSQKKKHIHIGLIGYPNVGKSAIINSLKKKVVCISACVPGQTKYWQFIKLTNKIYLIDCPGIVPYDIEDSEKILRCTMRLEKITNPHFYIDDIFKMVNLSYILKIYKLPEDLTFKNSEEFLEILAKKMGKLLKGGEPDITSVSKVIINDWIKGKIPYFVNPDKYLTQEEKEEKEEKEEKEEKGEKEQKEEKGDINGSDK, from the coding sequence atgataaagaaGGGGAGcttgaaaataaaaaaccTAAGCGTGGCAAAAAACCGCGTTAATAATGTTAAGGAAAATGGTCGCTTAATAAATAAAGGAAATGGTCAAGAGAAAAAGGAAGCggaaaaattaaaaagattAAAAATGTATCGTACTAAAGctaatttaaaaaagatgaatcagaaaataaatgaagTGAGAAGAATCGAGCCAAGTATTAAATGGTTTAATAATACTAGAACAATAAGTCAAAATAAATTAGAAATATTTAGAAATAAATTAGAAGAAACAACACATGATCCATTTAGTATTGTTATAAAACGATCTAAAATTCCTGTGGAGTTAttaaaagatgaaaaaaatgtagttacaaaaaaatataaaaatgaaaattttcTTCGTATTGAAAAATATCATGATGTATAtagtaaaaaaaagaaaagaaaaaagcCTAAACTAAATGTTGGTAGTTTAGAAGAATATGCAAAACGTGCAGAACAAAAATTATCTTCTTATGAAacaaaaaatgataattctttaattgaaaaaagaaatgaaatagaaaaaaaatttagTAAGGATcaattattaaaaatagGACAATCAAAAAGGATATGGGcagaattatataaagtTATTGATAGTTCAGATATTCTTTTACAAGTATTAGATGCACGTGATCCTATAGGTACAAGATGTAAAAAATTAGAAGAaactttaaaaaaagatagACCAAATAAACATATGATACTAATATTAAACAAAATTGATTTAATACCTGTTTCCGTAGCAGAAAAGTGGATAAAAATACTCTCTAAAGAATATCCAACTATAGCTTATCATGCTAATATTAATAAACCCTTTGGAAAAAGtgatttatttaatattatcagACAATATACtgatttttttaaaagtcaaaaaaaaaaacatatcCATATTGGATTAATAGGATATCCTAATGTTGGAAAAAGTGCTATTATTAATtccttaaaaaaaaaagttgTATGTATTTCAGCATGTGTACCAGGACAAACTAAATATTGGCAATTCATAAAACTcacaaataaaatatatcttattGATTGCCCTGGTATCGTACCATATGATATTGAAGATTCTGAAAAAATTTTAAGATGCACCATGAGACttgaaaaaattacaaatccacatttttatattgatgatatttttaaaatggtcaatttatcttatatactcaaaatttataaattacCAGAAGATCtaacatttaaaaattcaGAAGAATTTTTAGAAATATTAGCCAAAAAAATGGGAAAACTTCTTAAAGGAGGAGAGCCAGATATTACGTCCGTTTCAAaggtaataataaatgattGGATTAAGGGAAAAATACCTTATTTTGTAAATCCAGATAAATATCTTACGCAAGAggaaaaagaagaaaaagaagaaaaagaagaaaaagaagaaaaaggaGAAAAGGAAcaaaaagaagaaaaaggaGATATAAATGGAAGTGATAAATGA